One Candida dubliniensis CD36 chromosome 1, complete sequence genomic region harbors:
- a CDS encoding trehalose-6-phosphate phosphatase, putative (Similar to S. cerevisiae TPS2;~Similar to C. albicans TPS2), translated as MAPQQAKVFSANGSIPSPKEFEGKGKLKLSGRILNVMTSLPLQIISDYDNKNGEYYWDVEAVRGNSALYSSQNFLAENKEWETHLIAWTGELINKKKDTSLLTADTLQDDPLYLDEEDKSKIEKKLCDASGTPNIHPVWLLRRDQGRWRKYAENVLWPVFHYIQGQPSDGKAETDAWYDYVKFNEAYLNKIKSVYKPGDIIWIHDYYLLLLPQLLRMEFPNAYIGFFLHVPFPSSEYFRCISKRSQLLDGMLGADKIGFQSDSFQRHFISCCARVLGCEVNRDSVSAYGTTISVETLPIGIDTEKIEHDAFSKNLGVEEKVQALKQVYKGKKLIIGRDRLDKVRGVIQKLEGFEIFLDMYPEWRETVVLIQVSSPGYSHSANVETRVTEIISRINSKYGNLNHTPVLHYQMRVAKEEYLALLRVADLALITSVRDGMNTTSLEFVICQKYNNSPLILSEFTGTATVLKDAIMVNPWDSVGVAKTINDALMLSMKEKVSLESKLYEKVISNTVQNWTSTFICDILAHSIVTHTNSYTPALNRPLLLNNYDESERRLFLFDYDGTLTPIVQDPAAAIPSDKLNRILDVLSSDPKNQIWIISGRDQAFLEKWMGNKNVGLSAEHGCFMKDIGSKEWVNLAASFDMSWQEKVDDIFKYYTEKTPGSNIERKKVALTWHYRRADPDLGNFQAEKCMKELNDTVAREYDVEVMAGKANIEVRPKFVNKGEIVKRLVLHPHGAKQDKHPSGHCTKDIPIDQLPDFMLCLGDDLTDEDMFKSLIEINKKWTNDNRPTNKFGSYGVYPVAVGPASKKTVAIAHLNEPRQVLETLGLLAGLVSIFESAGTVDLDDRGHLANSVSSERSKHAVSKAVSLRKKASQEKEIVKEAPTNGAK; from the coding sequence ATGGCACCCCAACAAGCAAAAGTATTTTCGGCAAACGGATCTATTCCTTCACcaaaagaatttgaagGAAAAGGTAAACTAAAATTGTCGGGAAGAATCCTTAATGTGATGACCTCATTACCCTTGCAAATTATAAGTGATTATGACAATAAGAACGGAGAGTATTATTGGGACGTTGAAGCTGTACGTGGTAATTCAGCATTGTACTCGTCACAAAACTTTCTTGCTGAGAACAAAGAATGGGAGACACATTTGATTGCCTGGACCGGggaattgataaataaaaagaaagatacCAGTTTATTAACTGCAGACACATTGCAAGACGACCCGTTGTATTTGGATGAGGAGGATAAACTGAAGATCGAGAAGAAATTATGTGACGCCAGTGGCACTCCAAACATTCATCCGGTGTGGTTATTAAGACGTGACCAGGGAAGGTGGAGAAAATACGCAGAGAATGTCTTGTGGCCAGTATTCCATTATATTCAGGGACAACCATCTGACGGTAAAGCTGAAACCGATGCTTGGTATGATTATGTCAAGTTTAACGAAGCATATTTGAATAAGATCAAGTCAGTTTATAAGCCAGGGGACATTATCTGGATACATGACTActacttgttgttgttgcccCAGTTATTGAGAATGGAGTTCCCAAATGCATATATCGGGTTTTTCCTTCATGTTCCTTTCCCATCCTCGGAGTACTTTAGGTGCATTTCCAAGAGATCACAATTGTTGGATGGTATGTTAGGGGCTGACAAGATTGGTTTCCAGTCGGACTCCTTCCAAAGACACTTTATTTCTTGCTGTGCTCGTGTTTTGGGCTGTGAAGTCAACAGAGATTCTGTTTCTGCATACGGTACAACAATTTCGGTTGAGACGTTGCCAATTGGTATCGAtactgaaaaaattgagCACGATGCGTTTTCCAAGAACCTTGGGGTTGAGGAGAAGGTGCAAGCACTCAAACAGGTCTACAAAGGCAAGAAGCTTATTATTGGTCGAGATAGATTGGACAAAGTGAGAGGGGTTATACAGAAATTAGAAGGGTTTGAGATCTTTTTGGATATGTATCCGGAATGGAGAGAAACAGTTGTCTTGATTCAAGTTTCAAGTCCAGGCTACTCACACTCTGCTAACGTCGAAACAAGAGTTACAGAGATAATTTCTCGTATCAATTCCAAATACGGTAACCTCAACCACACTCCTGTTTTGCATTACCAGATGAGAGTTGCCaaagaagaatatttaGCATTGTTACGAGTAGCAGATTTGGCATTGATTACATCTGTTAGAGATGGTATGAATACGACTTCATTAGAGTTTGTTATTTGTCAGAAATATAATAACTCGCCTTTGATTTTGTCGGAATTCACGGGTACAGCCACAGTGTTGAAAGATGCTATTATGGTCAATCCGTGGGATTCTGTGGGTGTGGCAAAGACTATTAATGATGCATTGATGTTATCTATGAAGGAGAAGGTTTCTTtagaatcaaaattatatgAGAAGGTCATTTCAAACACCGTTCAAAATTGGACATCCACATTCATTTGTGATATTCTTGCTCATTCAATTGTCACACACACTAACAGTTACACCCCTGCATTAAATAGacctttattattaaataactACGATGAGTCTGAAAGAAggttatttttgtttgactATGATGGGACTTTGACTCCCATTGTCCAGGATCCTGCAGCAGCTATCCCATcagataaattgaatcGTATTTTGGATGTTTTATCGTCAGATCCAAAGAATCAGATTTGGATCATATCCGGTAGAGACCAAGCATTTTTGGAGAAGTGGATGGGAAACAAGAATGTGGGTTTGTCGGCAGAGCACGGATGCTTTATGAAAGACATTGGTTCCAAGGAATGGGTAAACCTAGCAGCATCATTTGACATGTCTTGGCAAGAGAAAGTCGATGATATTTTCAAGTACTACACTGAGAAAACACCGGGATCAAATATTGAACGTAAAAAGGTAGCATTAACTTGGCATTATCGTCGTGCTGATCCTGACTTGGGTAATTTTCAAGCAGAAAAGTGTatgaaagaattaaatgataCAGTAGCCAGGGAATATGATGTTGAGGTGATGGCTGGAAAAGCAAATATTGAAGTAAGACCGAAATTCGTCAACAAAGGTGAAATTGTCAAACGATTAGTTTTGCATCCGCATGGAGCCAAACAGGATAAGCACCCCTCTGGACATTGTACAAAAGATATaccaattgatcaattacCTGATTTTATGTTGTGTTTGGGAGATGATTTAACCGATGAGGACATGTTCAAGTCGTTGATTGAAATTAACAAGAAATGGACAAATGACAACCGTCCAACTAACAAGTTTGGGTCTTATGGTGTTTATCCGGTTGCTGTTGGTCCTGCATCAAAGAAAACAGTGGCAATTGCTCATTTGAATGAGCCTCGCCAGGTGTTAGAAACCTTGGGTTTGTTGGCGGGATTGGTATCTATATTTGAAAGTGCAGGTACAGTTGATTTGGATGATCGTGGTCACCTCGCCAATAGTGTGTCTTCTGAAAGATCAAAACATGCTGTATCCAAGGCAGTATCGTTGCGTAAAAAAGCCAgtcaagaaaaagaaatagtaAAAGAAGCTCCTACTAATGGTGCAAAGTGA
- a CDS encoding alcohol acyl transferase, putative (Similar to S. cerevisiae ETH1;~Similar to C. albicans ETGH1): MGILGWGFRSNIKIHQSDDEGSATLALKDKGTIKFSQFIKQDLPILDESQKLWLNPLLFNGTLQTLYYTSMDSSNKFLIYYGRELFTYSDGGICSLDWVIPKPDDEQKFNTIRKETLPEGFPRLQPRCRYFTNEELAELHQEDSTSEKPIVVIIHGLGGGSHESLIRDFAETIEKKTSGWGIVVINSRGCGRTKLTSGKLFNAGSTNDIREVLQDFKKRWPNRPIYLVGFSFGGALTANFLGEEGEKENPENLVKAACTVGCPWDFVDGAYHLQKSWTGKYLLSPALAKFLAKIVTNNYKELEAYAPDIVNKETLKTIKNCKTLWEFDDNVTCKTTPYKNAFEYYQELSPIKKISQIKTPLLALNSTDDPAVGVKFPISQMKANPYFCLVETDLGGHLGYVQSNGEFWCVQLVEQFFQRFEELVK, from the coding sequence ATGGGGATATTAGGTTGGGGATTCAGATCAAACATAAAGATTCATCAGTCAGACGATGAAGGGTCTGCTACCTTGGCATTGAAAGACAAAGGCACCATTAAGTTCagtcaatttatcaaacaGGATTTACCAATTTTGGATGAATCTCAAAAGTTGTGGTTGAacccattattatttaatggaACATTGCAAACGTTGTATTATACTTCGATGGACAGTTCTAATAAATTTCTAATTTACTATGGTCGAGAGCTTTTCACTTATTCAGATGGTGGTATTTGTTCCTTGGATTGGGTTATTCCAAAGCCAGACGACGAACAAAAGTTTAATACCATTCGAAAGGAAACGTTGCCTGAAGGGTTTCCTAGATTACAACCCCGTTGCAGATATTTCACGAATGAGGAATTGGCAGAGTTGCACCAAGAAGATTCAACTAGTGAGAAGccaattgttgttattattcatGGTTTAGGTGGAGGAAGTCATGAATCCTTGATTCGTGATTTTGCCGaaaccattgaaaaaaagactAGTGGTTGGGGAATTGTGGTCATAAACTCTCGTGGGTGTGGTAGAACCAAATTGACTAGTGGGAAATTGTTTAATGCTGGATCAACAAACGATATTAGAGAAGTTTTGCAAGATTTCAAGAAAAGATGGCCAAATAGACCGATTTATCTTGTTGGGTTCTCTTTTGGTGGGGCATTGACGGCCAATTTCTTGGGTGAAGAAGGTGAAAAAGAGAATCCAGAGAACTTGGTGAAAGCTGCTTGTACTGTTGGTTGTCCTTGggattttgttgatggtgCTTATCACTTGCAAAAATCATGGACTggtaaatatttattgagTCCTGCTCTAGCCAAATTCTTGGCTAAGATTGTTacaaataattataaagaattggaagCTTATGCCCCTGACATTGTTAACAAAGAAACATTGAAAACTATCAAGAACTGTAAAACATTGTGGGagtttgatgataatgttACTTGCAAAACCACCCCATACAAGAATGCCTTTGAGTATTATCAAGAGTTGTCtccaataaaaaagatttcTCAAATAAAAACGCCATTGTTAGCTCTCAACTCGACCGATGATCCTGCAGTTGGAGTCAAATTTCCTATACTGCAAATGAAAGCTAATCcttatttttgtttggttgAAACTGATTTAGGTGGTCATTTGGGGTATGTCCAACTGAATGGTGAATTCTGGTGTGTTCAATTAGTTGAACAGTTTTTCCAAagatttgaagaattggtaAAATAG